Proteins from a genomic interval of Streptomyces sp. NBC_01445:
- the ypfJ gene encoding KPN_02809 family neutral zinc metallopeptidase has product MQFDDDADLDTSEVQDRRRVPGGRRTIGGGLAGLLALLVGLFFGTDEFGLSSGGGEPDTTVSSAAQVSQDCRTGQDANSKEDCRIVAVVNSVQDYWRQEFRDRRGTYSPAQTVFFTGQVQTACGTATSAVGPFYCPGDRKVYLDLGFFNDLRTKFGSSGGPFAQAYVVAHEYGHHVQNLMGTLQRSQDGRTGQNSNAVRVELQADCYAGVWAHHATTTPDDKTGKPLITNLTDADIRDGLDAAAAVGDDRIQEKFQGRVTPESWTHGSAQQRQEWFYEGYRTGDMARCNTFR; this is encoded by the coding sequence ATGCAGTTCGACGACGACGCCGACCTGGACACCTCCGAGGTCCAGGACAGGCGCCGGGTCCCCGGCGGCCGGCGGACCATCGGCGGCGGCCTCGCGGGGCTGCTCGCCCTTCTGGTCGGCCTCTTCTTCGGCACCGACGAATTCGGCCTGTCCTCCGGCGGCGGCGAACCCGACACCACCGTCTCGTCCGCGGCCCAGGTGAGCCAGGACTGCCGTACGGGCCAGGACGCGAACAGCAAGGAGGACTGCCGCATCGTGGCGGTCGTCAACAGCGTCCAGGACTACTGGCGTCAGGAGTTCCGCGACCGCAGGGGCACCTACTCCCCCGCGCAGACCGTGTTCTTCACCGGCCAGGTCCAGACGGCGTGCGGCACGGCGACCTCGGCGGTCGGGCCGTTCTACTGCCCGGGCGACCGCAAGGTCTATCTGGACCTGGGCTTCTTCAACGACCTGCGCACCAAGTTCGGCTCCAGCGGCGGACCCTTCGCGCAGGCGTACGTGGTGGCGCACGAGTACGGACACCACGTCCAGAACCTGATGGGGACGCTCCAGCGCTCCCAGGACGGGCGTACGGGCCAGAACAGCAACGCGGTGCGGGTCGAGCTCCAGGCGGACTGCTACGCAGGGGTGTGGGCGCACCACGCGACGACGACGCCCGACGACAAGACGGGCAAGCCGCTGATCACGAACCTCACCGACGCGGACATCCGCGACGGCCTGGACGCGGCGGCCGCCGTCGGCGACGACCGGATCCAGGAGAAGTTCCAGGGCCGGGTGACGCCCGAGTCCTGGACGCACGGCTCGGCCCAGCAGCGCCAGGAGTGGTTCTACGAGGGCTACCGCACCGGCGACATGGCGCGGTGCAACACGTTCCGGTGA
- a CDS encoding VOC family protein codes for MSGTKGEGRASFYPSLLYADAKAAIEQLTSAFGFTAAAVHEGEGGSVMHAELTYGNGAVMLGSKGRGGRFDEAMKGAGPTGIYVVVDDVDAHHRRAVEHGVEILMPPTDQDYGSRDYMAKDAEGNVWSFGTYAPQIPA; via the coding sequence GTGAGCGGTACGAAGGGGGAGGGGCGCGCGAGTTTCTACCCGTCCTTGCTGTACGCCGACGCGAAGGCCGCGATCGAGCAGCTGACCTCGGCGTTCGGCTTCACCGCCGCGGCCGTGCACGAGGGCGAGGGCGGCTCGGTGATGCACGCCGAGCTGACCTACGGGAACGGCGCGGTGATGCTCGGCTCGAAGGGCCGCGGCGGCCGCTTCGACGAGGCCATGAAGGGCGCGGGCCCGACCGGGATCTATGTCGTCGTGGACGACGTCGACGCCCATCACCGCCGGGCCGTCGAGCACGGCGTGGAGATCCTGATGCCCCCGACGGACCAGGACTACGGCTCCCGGGACTACATGGCCAAGGACGCCGAGGGCAACGTGTGGAGCTTCGGGACGTACGCGCCGCAGATACCGGCCTGA